A genomic segment from Bryobacteraceae bacterium encodes:
- a CDS encoding nitroreductase family protein, with protein MSFTPLPFVRLEPDAQSREVRRFAERMAARRSVRHFSPESVPFELIETAIAAAASAPSGANQQPWRFAAVSDPAVKREIRIAAEREEKENYEHRFPDEWLEALAQFGTDWRKDFLELAPWLIVVFRIDYALGEDGARRKHYYVSESVGIATGFLLAALHMAGLATLTHTPSPMGFLQKILGRPANERPFLLIPVGYPAADATAPVIAKKPLSDVLVRVS; from the coding sequence GTGAGCTTCACCCCTCTGCCCTTCGTGCGCCTGGAACCGGACGCGCAGTCGCGCGAAGTGCGCCGTTTCGCCGAACGGATGGCGGCGCGCCGATCCGTGCGCCACTTCTCGCCCGAATCGGTGCCCTTCGAACTGATCGAAACGGCGATCGCGGCGGCGGCTTCGGCCCCGTCCGGCGCCAATCAACAGCCGTGGCGCTTCGCGGCCGTCTCGGACCCCGCCGTGAAGCGCGAGATCCGGATCGCCGCCGAACGAGAGGAAAAGGAAAACTACGAACATCGCTTCCCCGACGAGTGGCTCGAAGCGTTGGCGCAGTTCGGAACGGACTGGCGGAAGGACTTTCTCGAACTAGCGCCGTGGCTGATTGTGGTGTTCCGGATCGACTACGCGTTGGGTGAAGACGGCGCCCGCCGCAAGCACTACTACGTCTCTGAGTCCGTCGGAATCGCCACCGGGTTTCTGCTCGCCGCGCTCCACATGGCCGGCTTGGCGACGCTGACGCACACGCCGAGCCCGATGGGGTTCCTGCAGAAGATCCTCGGGCGGCCGGCGAACGAGCGGCCATTCCTCCTGATTCCGGTTGGCTACCCGGCGGCCGACGCCACGGCGCCGGTCATCGCGAAGAAACCGCTCTCGGACGTGCTGGTGCGGGTTAGCTGA
- a CDS encoding DUF1501 domain-containing protein has translation MIRLDADRAARFCDGLRRRDFLHAGSIPALGLSLAQMFGLRAAGAVDTRASEKNCILLMLVGGPSQLDTWDMKPDAPVEIRGPFKPIKTNVSGIEISENFPRMAKHADKYAIVRSVYHTAAAVHDTGHQMMQTGRLFQGGVEHPHFGCVLGKLKGPKGDVPPHVLLPRPIGNTGGNMPHGQSAGYLGKSYDPFVLNADPADPNFRVPDMLPPDYLTALRVERRRNWREMVDRAVSKFETSQEARLLDSTFHQAYTLMSSEKARAAFELHREPQAVREKYGLNRFGQSCLLARRLVEAGVRFVTINMFETVFDEITWDIHGSKPFSPISCYADLVGPMFDMGYSALLEDLQDRRLLDNTMIAGVGEFGRTPKVNPAGGRDHWPQCWSILMAGGGIKGGQVVGSSDETGGYPKDSPVTPAMVAATIYRGLGIDLETELPGAQGRPIPLVDRGVEPIHPLFS, from the coding sequence ATGATCCGACTCGATGCAGACCGCGCCGCCCGATTCTGTGACGGCCTCCGCCGCCGGGACTTTCTCCACGCCGGCTCGATCCCAGCGTTGGGTCTCAGCCTGGCGCAAATGTTCGGCCTGCGCGCCGCCGGTGCCGTCGATACCCGTGCTTCGGAGAAGAACTGCATCCTTCTGATGCTGGTTGGCGGCCCCTCGCAGCTCGACACGTGGGACATGAAGCCTGACGCACCCGTTGAGATTCGCGGCCCGTTCAAGCCCATCAAGACCAACGTCTCCGGTATCGAAATCTCGGAAAACTTCCCTCGGATGGCGAAGCACGCCGACAAGTACGCCATTGTCCGCAGCGTGTATCATACGGCCGCCGCCGTCCACGACACCGGCCACCAGATGATGCAGACCGGACGTCTGTTCCAGGGCGGCGTCGAGCATCCGCACTTCGGCTGCGTGCTCGGCAAGCTGAAGGGGCCCAAGGGCGACGTGCCCCCGCACGTACTGCTGCCCCGTCCCATTGGGAACACGGGCGGAAATATGCCGCACGGCCAGAGCGCCGGCTACCTCGGCAAAAGCTACGATCCGTTCGTGCTGAACGCCGACCCCGCCGACCCCAACTTCCGCGTCCCCGACATGCTGCCGCCGGACTACCTCACCGCGCTGCGCGTCGAAAGGCGTCGCAACTGGCGCGAAATGGTCGACCGCGCTGTTAGCAAGTTCGAAACCTCGCAGGAAGCCCGCCTGCTCGACTCGACCTTTCACCAGGCCTACACGCTGATGAGTTCGGAGAAAGCCCGCGCCGCCTTCGAACTGCATCGGGAACCGCAGGCCGTGCGCGAGAAGTACGGGCTGAACCGCTTCGGCCAGTCTTGCCTGCTGGCCCGCCGGCTGGTCGAGGCTGGCGTCCGCTTCGTCACCATCAATATGTTCGAGACGGTGTTTGACGAGATCACCTGGGACATCCACGGTTCGAAGCCGTTCAGCCCGATCTCCTGCTACGCGGATCTGGTGGGGCCGATGTTCGACATGGGTTACTCGGCTCTGCTCGAGGATCTCCAGGATCGCCGACTGCTCGACAACACGATGATCGCCGGCGTCGGCGAGTTCGGCCGCACGCCGAAGGTGAACCCGGCCGGCGGGCGCGATCACTGGCCGCAATGCTGGTCCATCCTGATGGCTGGCGGCGGAATCAAAGGCGGCCAAGTCGTCGGCTCCTCCGACGAGACCGGCGGCTACCCGAAGGACTCCCCCGTCACTCCGGCGATGGTCGCGGCGACGATCTATCGCGGCTTGGGCATCGATCTCGAGACAGAACTGCCCGGCGCGCAGGGCAGGCCGATCCCGCTCGTCGACCGCGGCGTCGAACCGATCCATCCTTTGTTCAGCTAA